From the genome of bacterium, one region includes:
- a CDS encoding DALR anticodon-binding domain-containing protein produces the protein FKRVVNILKSAERKEFDFNLLLEDAEKGLYLSLIEAEKKLKDVISKRDYREGFRTLAGLRPSIDKFFDKVMVMVPEKNIRENRLSLLFLLKDLFFLLADLSVIRSN, from the coding sequence GTTTTAAGAGGGTTGTAAATATCTTAAAGTCTGCAGAAAGAAAAGAATTTGATTTTAATCTCCTTTTAGAGGATGCTGAGAAAGGGCTTTATCTTTCTCTAATTGAGGCAGAAAAAAAGCTTAAAGATGTAATTTCAAAAAGGGATTATCGGGAAGGATTTAGAACGCTTGCGGGTTTAAGACCAAGCATAGACAAATTCTTTGACAAGGTAATGGTTATGGTTCCTGAAAAAAACATAAGGGAAAACAGGCTTTCTCTCCTTTTCCTCCTAAAAGACCTCTTTTTCCTCCTGGCTGATCTCTCGGTTATAAGGAGCAATTAG